Proteins co-encoded in one Carassius carassius chromosome 35, fCarCar2.1, whole genome shotgun sequence genomic window:
- the zgc:56095 gene encoding ferritin, lower subunit-like — MSLVKQNLHPNNEANVNKLINLKLMASYVYLSLGMYFDRDDVALPNFSKFFLKRSLKERDQAEHLLEYQNTRGGRIVLQTIAKPSRDDWKGGMDAITFSLDHQKSLNRTLLEIHKAAGEHSDPHLCDFLESSFFTDSHDTIKTLGDYASNLSRLISSDPHGRMGEYLFDKHTL; from the exons ATGTCTCTAGTCAAGCAGAATCTCCACCCGAATAATGAGGCAAATGTCAATAAACTGATCAACCTCAAACTGATGGCTTCATATGTTTATCTCTCCCTG GGAATGTATTTTGACCGAGATGATGTGGCTCTGCCCAACTTCTCAAAGTTTTTCTTAAAGCGTTCACTGAAGGAGAGGGATCAGGCGGAGCACCTGCTGGAGTATCAAAATACAAGAGGAGGACGAATCGTTCTCCAGACCATCGCG AAGCCCAGTCGTGATGATTGGAAAGGAGGTATGGATGCTATCACTTTTTCTCTGGACCATCAGAAATCTCTTAACCGAACCCTTTTGGAGATCCATAAAGCAGCTGGAGAACACTCTGACCCTCAT CTGTGCGATTTCCTAGAGAGCAGCTTCTTTACTGACAGTCATGACACCATTAAGACGCTGGGTGACTACGCTAGCAACCTGAGTCGCCTCATCTCTTCTGACCCGCACGGCAGAATGGGAGAGTACCTGTTTGACAAGCACACTCTCTGA